In Helicobacter mastomyrinus, the sequence CACTAGCACCTGTGATAAAAAGGCGTGGTATTTTGCCTAATTTCTCAAAAAGTGTGAGAAATCCTTTCTGCCGCTCAAGGCGAGATTCAAACTTGCCGAGCTTACTTTCTCCGCCATAGCCACCTATGGCTGTGGCTTGGATATTAAAAAGCCCTAAAAGCCTTGCGCATTCATCATAGCCCTCACTTTTGCGTGTGGTGATAATCACCTCATCAAAGGATTGGAGCTGTGGGATAAGGGATTTGAAAAACATCACATATTTTGGGTCAATAATATCAAGCCAAATCATATTTACCTCTGTGAATCTATCTATATCAAGCTATGGGCGCGAAACAAGGCTCAAGCCCATAAGGCAGGATTAAAATACTGCTGTGTAAAATATTATTGTAGCTTATTTTAGGACAAAAGGGATAGCTTTACTCCTAGCCCGTTTAATGCCATATCTCCTTTAAGATTCCATTTTCCATTCTTGCTGGTCGGGGAGTTTGCTTTGGCTGTCCTTTTTTAATATGTATGCTTTCTGCCATCTTCTGGGCTTGAGAGAAATGTAATCGCATATGCTTTCTATCTTTATAAACACCTATCATTATATAGACATACTCTCCATTATTTGATTGATACAATATATACTGATGTGAGGCAATGCTTTTAAGTGTATGGGGGGGTATTTCTTTGGCATAAGTGGCTACTATATAGTAATATCCCTCTTTAAGGTGAGATGTAAAAGGCAAAGAGCTTTCTTTAATATCTGCTTTTTTATCGGTATGGATTGTGGCATTTAGCTCTGTATCTTTAGAATCTGTAAGAACATCTTTATTCTTTGCGAGATTCTTAGTCTTTTTGTTTGAAGCAGATTGTGCATTTTCTTGCTCATCGTCTGCAAAGAGATTTCGTATAGAGGCGTTCTTATGCTCTTGGGTGAGTTGTGTGGGCTCACTTTTTATTGGAGCATTTTCTTTAGAATCTTTCTCCTGTGTCTTTTTATGCTTAATTTCTACTTTCTTATCTTCTTTATTTGTATATGTTGGGATATTCTTTTGGCTTATGTCTTCTTGTTTGGTTTGCTCTTCTTTGTTGCGAAGAGTTCTTGTAGAGCTGTTGTGACTTGTATTATCTTTATTTGGGGTATTTGAATCTGGTATAATAGGAGCTTGCTGCACAAATACTTCTTTGGCTTTGGCTAAAGCGACGAGCCCTATAGCTCTATCAACTAATGACAACAAAAGAGTCTGATCTACGTGGCGAATCATAGGTTTCATATTGCGTTGAATATGGGTTTGTTTAGTAAGTATTTCTATGGCTTGTTTATCTTTTTTGAGATCTTGATATGCATAGGCACCTATAAGATAGCGATAGAGTATTTCGCCTTTGCTCTCGCTCATATGCACGATATAGGGATATTGGGCAATTTTACTTAATATGCTAGGAGGCATTTGCCCTTTATATGCAGCCACTTGATAATAATATCCCTCTAAGGCTGCATTATACGTTTCTTTTTGCTCATCTGTTTTTTCTTTAGGTTTAAGATTTTCTACATACAAAGCTATATCTCTTATATCTTGATCGGTAAATTTAAAGCGCATAAGGCTTGCGCTCATTGTCCCTTTTGCCCCACCATTATCTCCCATACCTTGCCGATAGCCCAAAAGTATGCTCTCTAATACAGCATAAGGCATACCAGCAATGGGTTCGTGGAGTGCTCCTCCGGGAGGTATGCTTTTCCCTTTACCACCGTGACATTGGGCACAAGCTTTTTTATAGAGTTTGCCCCCATTTTTAAGAGAAGTAATCACGGCTTCATCATAAGTTTTAGACAATAATACTGTGGGGATAAAGCATAAACAAGCAATATATAACATACTTGCTGCACATAATAAAAAAGATTTGGTTGATTTGCATCCACTACTTGGGGTTAAAACCCTCTTGTATGGCTGATAATAAAACATAAAGCACCCCTGCCCCTGATTTTTACCGCATATAACTTAATATGATATTTCAATACAATGCTTCTTGTCTTTTAACTTCATTATGAAGAGACAGACTTAGAATCTTAATAACATATTTAATTATACTTTAAATTATATATTAATTATGTTTAAAATTAAACTATATATTTAAAAATATTCTAAATATATAGTTTAACGATAAGTTTGTAAAATAATCAATAATGTTTAGTCGCAATTTTACCGACATACAGGGACTTAGAGGCATTGCTATAACGTGAGTATTATTGGAGAGAAATGAAAAATCAACTTATTTTTTTATTAAAAAAAGATAAGTAAAGTAAATGAAAATGCTTTTTGTTGCCTATTTTTGGCAAAAGTTACTTTCTAAAACAATAACTCTTTTGTTTTTCTTCCTCTATATAAGACTTAGATATGTAAGTATACTTAGTGCCTTTTAAGGAGGGATATAATCTAAATAAATCCTCTAGTTTTAGTCTATTTGTCATAAATAGCTCACAAGAAAATAATTGTAAACCTTCGATTATGACTGCGCCAAAGCTAAAACTCCTTTAAAATCAAAAAGCGATAGCGGAGGGTTTCTATCTCATGTTTTAAGCGTTTGTTTTCATCAAGGAGTATATCGTGCTGAGTTTGTAGGCTCACAATGTCTTTACTCAGGTAATAAATCGTATTAGAGAGATAGATTTTTGGCACACACAAAAATAGCAGGGCTAAGAAAATGAACATTGCTATTTTTAACTCCTTAAACCCTAAGCTCTTTGTTTCCTTGACATCTACTTCTTTATTTGGGAGATTCTCTAAAAGCGCGTCTTTCTCCCATTCATTCACACGTGAATGTGGCAAGATAATATCGTGCAAAGAGGGTGTTTCATTCATACTTCTCTCCTAAGGCAAAAATACGCAGTTTCGCACTACGTGAGCGTTTATTTTGAGCGATTTCCTCTTTGCTTGGCACAATAGGCTTTTTAGTAAGGATTTCTCCTAAAGCGTGGTTATTGCCACATTCGCATTTATAGCGCTCCTGTGGGCAAATGCAGGATTTACTCCATTGCTTGAAATACTGCTTGATGATTCTATCCTCAAGCGAGTGAAAGGAGATGATACCTACCCTGCAATTATACAACACTCCTTTAACAAACGCATTCTCTATGCTTTGAAGCAAAGTGCGTAATTCTCCTAGCTCATCATTGACCTCAATACGCAGTGCTTGGAATGCTAATGTGGCCGGGTGTAATCCACCCACACGTGGGA encodes:
- a CDS encoding cytochrome c; amino-acid sequence: MLYIACLCFIPTVLLSKTYDEAVITSLKNGGKLYKKACAQCHGGKGKSIPPGGALHEPIAGMPYAVLESILLGYRQGMGDNGGAKGTMSASLMRFKFTDQDIRDIALYVENLKPKEKTDEQKETYNAALEGYYYQVAAYKGQMPPSILSKIAQYPYIVHMSESKGEILYRYLIGAYAYQDLKKDKQAIEILTKQTHIQRNMKPMIRHVDQTLLLSLVDRAIGLVALAKAKEVFVQQAPIIPDSNTPNKDNTSHNSSTRTLRNKEEQTKQEDISQKNIPTYTNKEDKKVEIKHKKTQEKDSKENAPIKSEPTQLTQEHKNASIRNLFADDEQENAQSASNKKTKNLAKNKDVLTDSKDTELNATIHTDKKADIKESSLPFTSHLKEGYYYIVATYAKEIPPHTLKSIASHQYILYQSNNGEYVYIMIGVYKDRKHMRLHFSQAQKMAESIHIKKGQPKQTPRPARMENGILKEIWH